Proteins from a genomic interval of Calditerrivibrio sp.:
- a CDS encoding type Z 30S ribosomal protein S14, whose translation MATTAKYHHALKKKKFKVREYNRCPICGRPRAFLRRFNMCRICFRKQASEGLIPGVRKSSW comes from the coding sequence GTGGCTACTACAGCAAAATATCATCATGCTTTAAAGAAAAAGAAGTTTAAGGTTAGGGAATACAATAGATGTCCTATATGTGGAAGGCCAAGAGCCTTTTTAAGAAGGTTTAATATGTGTAGGATATGCTTTAGAAAACAGGCTTCCGAGGGCTTAATCCCCGGAGTTAGAAAATCAAGCTGGTAA
- the rpsH gene encoding 30S ribosomal protein S8, which translates to MTDPIADMLARIMNAVRVKHQEVVVPHSKMKESILEIFRDQGYIKNFKVLTNNNKKDIVIYLKYTDEGESVIRGAEKVSLPGRRVYVKSKNLDLVLGGLGTGIVSTSSGIKTVKQCKKEKVGGEYICKIW; encoded by the coding sequence ATGACTGATCCAATTGCAGATATGCTAGCACGGATTATGAATGCCGTGAGAGTTAAGCATCAAGAGGTTGTAGTTCCCCATTCTAAGATGAAAGAGTCTATTTTAGAGATTTTCCGGGACCAGGGGTATATTAAAAATTTCAAGGTACTCACTAATAACAATAAGAAAGATATTGTCATCTATCTAAAATATACTGACGAAGGTGAGTCTGTTATTAGGGGAGCTGAAAAGGTAAGTTTGCCCGGTAGAAGGGTCTATGTTAAGTCAAAAAATCTTGATCTTGTGTTGGGTGGATTAGGGACAGGTATAGTTTCTACGTCATCTGGGATCAAAACTGTGAAGCAGTGTAAAAAAGAGAAGGTCGGTGGTGAATATATCTGTAAAATCTGGTAA
- the rplF gene encoding 50S ribosomal protein L6, with protein MSRIGKKPILLENNVKVSIDGDVIKVEGPKGVLTYQKPTDINVSVENNQILVTRNNDHRSVRSLHGLVRTLIQNMVIGVTKGFEKKLEIVGVGYRVALKGKDLDFSLGYSHPVVYQAPDGIEFFVESQTKFGVRGTDKQKVGQVAANLRALRPPEPYKGKGIRYEGEKILRKAGKSGKK; from the coding sequence ATGTCAAGAATAGGAAAAAAGCCGATCTTGTTGGAAAATAATGTAAAAGTTTCAATCGATGGTGATGTTATTAAGGTAGAAGGGCCAAAGGGTGTCCTAACCTATCAAAAACCTACAGATATAAATGTTTCTGTGGAAAACAATCAGATACTTGTAACAAGAAACAATGACCACCGATCTGTGAGGTCGCTTCATGGACTGGTTAGAACACTGATACAAAACATGGTTATTGGTGTTACAAAGGGATTCGAGAAGAAATTAGAGATTGTTGGTGTTGGTTATAGGGTTGCTCTTAAAGGTAAAGACCTGGATTTTTCACTTGGTTATTCTCACCCGGTTGTTTATCAAGCTCCAGATGGGATAGAGTTTTTCGTGGAGTCCCAAACAAAGTTTGGTGTAAGGGGTACTGATAAACAGAAAGTTGGTCAGGTTGCAGCAAATCTACGTGCGCTAAGACCACCTGAGCCTTACAAAGGCAAGGGTATAAGGTATGAGGGTGAGAAGATACTAAGAAAAGCTGGTAAATCTGGTAAAAAATAA
- the rplR gene encoding 50S ribosomal protein L18 — protein sequence MADKKDSRIRRHKRIRKKVSGTAERPRLAVFRSNRYIYVQVINDDTGNTLVAASSLEKDLREKFAGRVNVEVSKAVGKLIAERALEKGIKSVVFDRGGYIYHGKIKALADSARESGLDF from the coding sequence ATGGCTGACAAAAAGGATTCAAGGATCAGAAGACATAAAAGGATCAGAAAGAAGGTTTCTGGTACAGCTGAAAGACCAAGATTAGCTGTATTTAGAAGCAATAGATATATCTATGTTCAAGTTATAAACGATGATACAGGTAATACGCTTGTTGCTGCCAGTTCATTGGAAAAGGACTTGAGAGAGAAGTTCGCTGGTAGAGTAAATGTAGAGGTTTCTAAAGCTGTTGGTAAACTAATAGCCGAAAGGGCTTTGGAAAAAGGGATAAAGTCTGTAGTTTTTGATAGAGGCGGTTACATTTATCATGGTAAAATAAAAGCTCTAGCCGATTCTGCAAGGGAATCTGGGTTAGATTTTTAA
- the rpsE gene encoding 30S ribosomal protein S5 yields the protein MNTSVNQLEDKVVHIGRVTKVVKGGRIFRFTAMVIVGDRNGTIGIGYGKAREVPDAIRKALEAAKKNLIKLPISKGTIPHEVVGKFGAAEIIMKPAAPGTGIIAGGVTRSLFELAGVHDILAKAVRSRNPNNLILAVLDGFKKIRTLEQIAAYRGKEINEIIYRKEG from the coding sequence TTGAATACGAGTGTGAATCAATTAGAAGATAAAGTTGTCCATATAGGAAGGGTTACAAAGGTTGTTAAAGGTGGTAGGATTTTTAGATTTACTGCTATGGTGATTGTTGGTGATAGAAACGGTACGATAGGTATTGGATATGGTAAGGCCAGGGAAGTACCAGATGCAATCAGAAAAGCTCTTGAAGCGGCCAAGAAGAATCTTATAAAGTTACCTATTTCCAAAGGTACAATACCCCATGAGGTTGTGGGTAAATTTGGGGCTGCTGAGATAATAATGAAGCCCGCGGCGCCTGGTACCGGTATCATTGCTGGCGGTGTTACTAGGTCCCTTTTTGAGTTAGCCGGGGTACATGATATCCTTGCAAAGGCTGTAAGAAGTCGAAATCCAAACAATTTGATACTTGCTGTTTTGGATGGCTTTAAAAAGATAAGAACGTTGGAACAGATAGCTGCTTACAGAGGAAAAGAGATCAATGAAATAATATATCGTAAAGAGGGTTAG
- the rplO gene encoding 50S ribosomal protein L15 — MKLHELKPAPGSTKTRKRVGRGSGSGLGTTAGKGHKGQKARSGGQTKPGFEGGQMPLTRRLPKRGFNNKRFATVHEIVNLYQIEDKFENGDLVNVNTLVAKGLIKGNKDGVKLLSMGELTKKLTIEVNKASAAAVEKVKSVGGEVKILG, encoded by the coding sequence ATGAAATTACATGAATTAAAACCAGCACCTGGATCAACTAAAACCAGAAAAAGAGTAGGTAGAGGCTCAGGTAGTGGTTTAGGTACTACCGCTGGAAAGGGGCATAAGGGTCAAAAGGCAAGATCTGGAGGGCAAACTAAGCCTGGATTTGAAGGTGGTCAGATGCCACTTACTAGGAGATTGCCAAAAAGAGGGTTCAATAATAAACGGTTTGCTACTGTTCACGAAATCGTAAACCTCTATCAAATAGAAGATAAATTTGAAAATGGTGATTTGGTTAATGTAAATACCCTTGTTGCAAAGGGTTTGATAAAGGGGAATAAAGACGGTGTTAAGTTGCTGTCCATGGGGGAGCTTACTAAAAAGCTTACCATTGAAGTGAATAAGGCATCTGCTGCAGCTGTGGAAAAGGTTAAATCAGTTGGTGGAGAAGTCAAAATTTTGGGGTAG
- the secY gene encoding preprotein translocase subunit SecY — protein MFKKIEEIFSVPELRKRILFTLFLLIVYRIGTHVPTPGINSTALTEFFARQSGNILGFFDMFTGGALSRLTVCGLGVMPYISASIIMELLTVVSPQLAELKKQGAEGRAKITKYTRYGTVLISMIQGLGIAIGLEGMMSPTGASVVMYPGWGFRIITALTLTAGTIFLMWLGEKITERGIGNGMSMIIFAGIVAAIPTAALNTLRLMQTGELQVLTLVVILIIIVAVTAGIVFVEASSRRIPIQYIKRGAVGLRGNVATSYLPLKLNTSGVIPIIFAASIISFPSTLSSFSGSEVVKMIGFYLSPNHFLYYVLYSVLIIFFCYFYTSIIFNPTEIADNIQRSGGVVPGKRPGANTAEFIDFTLSRLTFAGAIYLTIVAIMPQMVLHFFNVPFYFGGTSVLIAIGVSMDVVNKIESHLITHNYDGFLSKGRIKARGAGW, from the coding sequence ATGTTTAAAAAAATAGAAGAGATTTTTTCAGTACCAGAGTTGAGGAAAAGGATTCTTTTCACCCTTTTCCTTTTGATTGTGTACAGAATAGGAACCCATGTACCTACGCCAGGTATTAATTCTACTGCGTTGACGGAGTTTTTTGCAAGACAGTCAGGAAATATATTGGGGTTTTTTGACATGTTCACTGGGGGTGCCCTTAGTAGATTGACTGTTTGTGGTCTGGGGGTTATGCCTTATATCTCAGCTTCGATCATTATGGAGCTTTTGACGGTGGTATCACCCCAGCTTGCAGAGTTGAAGAAACAAGGTGCAGAGGGTAGAGCAAAGATCACAAAGTACACCAGATATGGAACAGTGCTTATATCAATGATACAGGGTTTGGGTATTGCGATTGGTCTTGAGGGGATGATGTCACCAACAGGTGCATCTGTGGTGATGTATCCTGGTTGGGGTTTCAGGATTATTACAGCTTTGACATTGACAGCTGGAACGATCTTTCTAATGTGGCTTGGTGAAAAGATTACTGAAAGAGGGATTGGTAATGGCATGTCAATGATCATCTTTGCAGGTATCGTTGCCGCTATACCAACAGCTGCTCTTAATACCTTAAGACTAATGCAAACGGGTGAACTTCAGGTACTCACACTTGTAGTTATATTGATTATTATAGTAGCAGTTACTGCTGGTATTGTCTTTGTTGAGGCATCCAGTAGGAGAATTCCTATTCAATATATTAAAAGAGGTGCAGTGGGTTTAAGGGGGAATGTGGCGACATCGTATCTTCCCCTAAAATTGAATACTTCAGGTGTTATTCCAATCATTTTTGCTGCATCTATAATATCGTTTCCTTCAACACTATCATCATTTTCAGGTAGTGAAGTGGTTAAGATGATAGGTTTTTATCTATCCCCAAACCATTTCTTGTATTACGTGCTATATTCAGTACTAATAATATTCTTCTGCTATTTTTATACGTCAATCATATTTAATCCTACAGAAATTGCTGATAATATTCAAAGAAGCGGGGGGGTTGTTCCTGGCAAAAGGCCTGGAGCAAATACGGCTGAGTTTATAGATTTTACCCTTTCAAGATTGACGTTTGCAGGGGCAATTTATCTAACTATAGTGGCTATAATGCCTCAAATGGTATTACACTTTTTCAATGTACCCTTTTATTTCGGTGGGACCAGTGTCCTTATTGCAATAGGGGTGTCTATGGATGTGGTAAATAAGATTGAGTCCCATCTGATCACACATAACTATGATGGGTTCTTATCAAAGGGGAGAATAAAGGCAAGAGGTGCAGGATGGTAA
- a CDS encoding adenylate kinase codes for MVNLVFLGPPGAGKGTQSANIIRNFGVVQISTGDILRAAVKEGTDLGKMAKKYMDEGKLVPDDIIIGIVKDRLKQDDCKNGFILDGFPRTIPQAVSLDAMLKGDLNISLTHIISLEVDDALIMERLTGRRTCRSCGKVFHIKYNPPKVDNVCDDCGGALYQRDDDKEETISKRLKVYHEQTSALKDYYKNSGKLHVVNGEGDVDEIYARIKEILR; via the coding sequence ATGGTAAATTTAGTTTTTCTTGGCCCACCAGGTGCAGGTAAGGGTACACAGTCGGCTAATATAATAAGGAATTTTGGTGTTGTTCAGATCTCTACGGGTGATATATTAAGAGCTGCTGTAAAGGAAGGGACTGATTTGGGAAAAATGGCTAAAAAGTATATGGATGAAGGTAAGCTTGTACCTGATGATATTATCATTGGCATAGTTAAAGATAGGCTAAAACAGGACGACTGTAAAAATGGTTTTATTCTTGATGGATTTCCCAGAACCATACCACAAGCTGTTTCCTTAGATGCCATGTTAAAAGGTGATTTGAATATTTCATTGACCCATATAATTAGCCTTGAGGTTGATGATGCATTGATAATGGAACGTCTTACAGGTAGAAGAACATGCAGATCCTGTGGTAAGGTTTTCCATATAAAGTATAATCCTCCAAAGGTGGACAATGTGTGTGATGATTGTGGGGGTGCGCTTTATCAGAGGGATGATGATAAAGAAGAAACTATAAGTAAGAGATTAAAAGTGTATCATGAGCAGACATCAGCATTGAAGGATTACTATAAAAACAGTGGTAAACTCCATGTGGTAAACGGTGAGGGTGATGTTGACGAGATATATGCCAGAATAAAAGAGATTTTAAGATAA
- the map gene encoding type I methionyl aminopeptidase — translation MVEIKSKEELNKLKTACEVVKEVLEKVAEKVKPGVTTKSLDNYIENIIKSRSAVPSFKGYRGYPASACISINDVVVHGIPSETVLKEGDIVSIDVGAFKNGFHGDACRTFCVGDVDPEKRRLADVTEASFFEGIRFADEQHRLYDISHAIQVYVEKNGFNVIRDYYGHGIGRELHEEPTIPNFGKPNRGIRLRAGMVLAIEPMVVAGDWQVKVLEDGWTVVTIDGKCAAHYENTVAITHNGPEILTL, via the coding sequence ATGGTGGAAATTAAAAGTAAAGAGGAATTGAACAAACTTAAAACAGCTTGTGAGGTGGTAAAAGAGGTTTTAGAAAAAGTGGCAGAAAAGGTAAAACCTGGTGTTACGACAAAATCTCTTGACAACTATATAGAAAATATTATAAAGTCCCGTTCTGCTGTCCCTTCGTTTAAGGGATACAGAGGATATCCTGCATCTGCCTGCATTTCTATAAATGATGTGGTGGTTCACGGTATCCCTTCTGAAACTGTCTTAAAAGAAGGTGATATCGTAAGCATCGATGTGGGGGCGTTTAAAAACGGTTTTCATGGTGATGCTTGTAGGACTTTCTGTGTTGGTGATGTTGATCCAGAGAAAAGAAGGCTTGCAGACGTCACTGAAGCATCCTTTTTTGAAGGGATCAGATTTGCTGATGAACAGCACAGATTATATGATATATCCCATGCAATACAGGTTTATGTTGAGAAAAATGGTTTTAATGTAATTAGGGATTATTATGGACATGGAATTGGTAGAGAGCTACATGAAGAACCTACCATACCGAATTTTGGCAAACCTAACCGCGGCATAAGGCTTAGGGCTGGCATGGTTTTAGCTATAGAACCTATGGTTGTTGCTGGTGATTGGCAGGTGAAGGTATTGGAAGATGGGTGGACCGTGGTTACGATAGATGGTAAATGCGCTGCTCATTACGAAAACACTGTTGCCATCACCCACAATGGACCAGAAATATTAACACTTTAA
- the infA gene encoding translation initiation factor IF-1 — MGKKDDVIEFEGVVLEALPNAMFKVELENKHVILCHLSGKMRMNFIRILPGDKVTVEMSPYDLTKGRITYRHK; from the coding sequence ATGGGGAAAAAAGATGATGTAATTGAGTTTGAAGGTGTGGTGCTAGAAGCACTTCCCAATGCGATGTTCAAGGTTGAGCTTGAAAACAAGCATGTTATACTTTGTCATTTGTCGGGAAAGATGAGGATGAATTTTATAAGGATACTTCCCGGGGACAAGGTTACAGTTGAGATGTCTCCATATGATTTAACAAAGGGTAGAATAACTTATAGGCACAAGTAA
- the rpmJ gene encoding 50S ribosomal protein L36 yields MKVRASVKPICNKCKVIKRKGVVRIICETPKHKQRQG; encoded by the coding sequence ATGAAGGTAAGGGCAAGTGTTAAACCTATCTGCAACAAGTGCAAGGTAATCAAACGTAAAGGGGTCGTGAGAATAATATGCGAAACCCCAAAACATAAGCAAAGACAAGGTTAA
- the rpsM gene encoding 30S ribosomal protein S13 translates to MARVAGVDIPNNKRLEIGLTYIYGIGRSTAQRMIKDIGLDGSKKVGDLTEQEISAIRKYIDENLKVEGDLRKEIALSIKRLIEINCYRGYRHKNSMPCRGQKTRSNARTRRGLAGKRGIKRK, encoded by the coding sequence GTGGCTCGTGTAGCTGGTGTTGACATACCGAACAACAAAAGACTGGAAATAGGGCTTACCTATATCTATGGGATTGGTAGAAGTACTGCTCAGAGGATGATTAAGGATATTGGTTTAGATGGTAGTAAAAAGGTTGGTGATCTGACAGAGCAGGAGATATCGGCCATAAGAAAGTATATCGATGAAAATCTAAAGGTTGAGGGTGATCTCAGAAAGGAGATAGCGCTTAGTATAAAGAGGCTTATTGAGATAAATTGCTATAGGGGTTACAGACACAAAAACAGCATGCCATGCAGGGGTCAGAAAACCAGAAGCAATGCTCGTACGAGAAGAGGTCTTGCAGGTAAACGCGGTATTAAGAGAAAGTAA
- the rpsK gene encoding 30S ribosomal protein S11, with protein MATKVRKKREKKIVPKGIAHIHSTFNNTIVTFTDINGNVLCWSAGGTEGFKNSRKSTPYAAQVAAESAAKKALDFGVREVEVNVKGPGSGRESAIRAIQSAGIKITLIRDTTPIPHNGCRPRKKRRV; from the coding sequence ATGGCAACTAAAGTGAGAAAAAAGAGAGAAAAAAAGATTGTTCCAAAAGGGATTGCCCATATCCATTCAACATTTAACAATACAATAGTAACATTTACAGATATAAATGGGAATGTATTGTGCTGGTCAGCTGGTGGCACAGAAGGTTTTAAAAACTCGAGAAAGTCCACACCTTATGCGGCACAGGTGGCTGCTGAATCTGCTGCCAAGAAAGCATTGGACTTTGGAGTTCGTGAGGTTGAGGTTAATGTTAAGGGGCCTGGCTCTGGCAGAGAGAGTGCTATTAGAGCTATCCAATCTGCTGGTATAAAGATAACATTAATTAGGGATACTACTCCAATCCCACATAATGGCTGCAGGCCGAGAAAGAAAAGAAGAGTGTAG
- the rpsD gene encoding 30S ribosomal protein S4, which translates to MARYIGPSCKLCRREGMKLYLKGERCYKDKCGIEKKGYPPGQHGQVKKKLSDYGVQLREKQKVKRIYGVLESQFRIYFEKATRMKGITGENLLQLLERRLDNAVYRAGFASSRSQARQLVKHNHFTVNGKKVNIPSYLLKVGDVIELREKSRDNKLIVESLETSDGRGTAEWMSIDKAAFKAVVNRLPERGDVAYDIQEHLIVELYSK; encoded by the coding sequence TTGGCTAGATATATAGGACCATCATGCAAGCTTTGTAGAAGGGAAGGGATGAAGCTTTACCTTAAAGGTGAGCGTTGTTATAAAGATAAGTGCGGCATTGAAAAGAAAGGTTATCCACCAGGTCAGCATGGACAAGTAAAGAAAAAGCTCAGTGACTATGGGGTTCAATTAAGGGAAAAACAAAAGGTTAAGAGGATTTATGGTGTTCTTGAATCCCAGTTTAGAATATACTTCGAAAAAGCTACAAGAATGAAAGGGATTACTGGTGAAAACCTTTTGCAGCTTTTGGAAAGAAGATTGGATAATGCTGTATATAGAGCAGGGTTTGCTTCTAGTAGAAGTCAAGCCAGACAGCTGGTAAAACACAATCATTTTACTGTTAACGGTAAAAAGGTAAATATCCCCTCTTATCTATTAAAAGTGGGTGATGTAATTGAGCTTAGAGAGAAAAGTAGAGATAACAAGCTTATTGTTGAATCTTTAGAGACCTCTGATGGTAGAGGTACAGCAGAATGGATGAGTATAGATAAGGCTGCTTTTAAAGCTGTAGTAAATAGGCTTCCAGAAAGAGGTGATGTTGCTTATGATATCCAGGAGCACCTAATAGTAGAGCTTTACTCTAAATAA
- a CDS encoding DNA-directed RNA polymerase subunit alpha has product MIIMNFKSLIKPKRLEASPENTDRYGVFVAEPLERGFGITIGNSLRRILLSSIEGTAVVAVRINDVTHEYTTIPGVLEDVVEIILNIKMLELNLNVHEQRRVYIRKKGEGVVKAGDIQGDPSVQVLNPDQHIATITDPNAELNIELYVERGIGYVPSEDLKGKFKDVHVIPVDAIFTPIKRANFRVENARVGQSTDYDKLILEVETDGSVAPEDAIGFAAKILKDHMDLFINFDEPSYNEESEKAEMRNDQILELLDKSIEELELSVRAYNCLKNAEIKTLAELCSKTDSDMLKTKNFGRKSLEEIKKVLSELGLSLGMDLEALGYKKNVREEDAS; this is encoded by the coding sequence ATGATAATCATGAACTTTAAAAGTTTGATAAAACCGAAAAGACTGGAGGCATCCCCAGAAAACACTGACAGGTATGGGGTCTTTGTAGCGGAGCCTTTAGAGAGGGGATTTGGTATAACCATAGGTAATTCCCTTAGAAGGATTCTGTTATCCTCTATTGAAGGAACTGCTGTTGTTGCTGTAAGGATAAATGATGTGACCCATGAATACACTACGATACCAGGAGTTTTAGAGGATGTAGTTGAAATCATCCTTAACATTAAGATGCTGGAGCTTAATCTCAATGTACATGAACAAAGAAGGGTATACATAAGAAAGAAAGGTGAAGGCGTAGTAAAGGCTGGTGATATACAGGGTGATCCTTCTGTTCAGGTGTTGAATCCGGATCAACATATAGCGACCATTACAGATCCTAATGCTGAATTAAACATCGAATTGTATGTGGAAAGAGGTATAGGTTACGTTCCTTCAGAAGATCTTAAAGGTAAGTTTAAGGACGTTCATGTTATACCTGTAGATGCTATATTTACACCAATTAAAAGGGCAAATTTTAGGGTAGAAAATGCGAGGGTAGGTCAGAGCACAGACTACGATAAGTTAATCCTCGAAGTGGAAACTGATGGTTCTGTTGCCCCTGAGGATGCTATTGGGTTTGCTGCTAAAATACTAAAGGATCATATGGATCTGTTTATCAATTTTGATGAGCCCAGCTACAATGAAGAATCAGAAAAAGCAGAGATGAGAAACGATCAGATTCTGGAGTTATTGGATAAAAGTATTGAAGAACTCGAGCTGTCTGTAAGAGCTTATAACTGTTTGAAGAATGCCGAGATCAAAACATTAGCTGAGCTGTGTAGTAAGACAGACAGTGATATGCTAAAAACAAAAAACTTTGGAAGAAAATCCCTTGAGGAGATAAAAAAGGTCTTAAGCGAGCTGGGTCTTAGTTTAGGTATGGACCTGGAAGCATTAGGGTATAAAAAAAATGTGAGGGAAGAAGATGCGTCATAG
- the rplQ gene encoding 50S ribosomal protein L17 has product MRHRSGIKKLGRPTDHRLAMLRNLAISLIEKGRIETTVDRAKALRTFVEPIITLGKKGDLSAIRLAYKKLHNKDAVRRVFKDLAPKYAARPGGYTRVLKTRIRRGDNATMAIIEFVGQESEVNQ; this is encoded by the coding sequence ATGCGTCATAGATCAGGAATAAAAAAACTCGGTAGGCCGACAGATCATAGACTTGCAATGCTTAGAAACTTGGCCATCTCCCTTATAGAAAAGGGTAGAATAGAAACAACAGTTGATAGAGCTAAAGCCCTGAGAACATTTGTTGAACCGATAATAACATTGGGTAAGAAGGGTGATCTTTCTGCTATCAGATTAGCTTATAAAAAACTACACAATAAAGATGCAGTAAGAAGAGTATTCAAAGATCTTGCACCAAAATATGCCGCAAGGCCTGGTGGCTATACGAGGGTTCTTAAAACAAGAATCAGAAGAGGTGACAACGCCACGATGGCAATCATCGAATTTGTAGGACAGGAATCTGAAGTAAATCAGTAA
- a CDS encoding class II aldolase/adducin family protein, which yields MCKKEIIKIGKKVVDSGLVGSFFGNISLKSGERILITKTGTMLDELCEDSIVIVDLFKEDELDRLASSEIIVHRSIYQKTDALAVIHTHSIYSVLMASWYDDYLVLHFGEIPYFMVKVPIVTGKSGSRELADSVTNALKTNYLVIVKDHGVFAKGKTLKDCFIYLSALEHYAKYNFYRKFYENLR from the coding sequence ATGTGCAAAAAAGAGATTATTAAGATTGGGAAAAAAGTTGTTGATAGCGGTCTGGTGGGTTCATTCTTTGGCAATATATCCCTGAAATCTGGAGAAAGGATATTGATTACAAAAACAGGCACAATGTTAGATGAACTTTGTGAAGATAGTATTGTTATAGTGGATCTGTTTAAGGAAGATGAATTAGACAGATTAGCATCCAGCGAGATAATTGTGCATAGATCGATTTATCAGAAAACAGACGCTTTGGCAGTTATTCACACCCATTCCATCTATTCTGTTTTGATGGCTAGTTGGTATGATGATTACCTTGTACTTCATTTTGGTGAGATCCCTTATTTTATGGTGAAGGTGCCAATAGTCACAGGGAAATCTGGTAGTAGGGAATTGGCAGATTCTGTTACAAATGCGCTAAAAACCAATTATCTTGTTATTGTAAAGGATCATGGTGTTTTTGCAAAGGGAAAAACGCTTAAAGACTGTTTCATATATCTGTCAGCTCTGGAGCACTATGCTAAGTATAATTTTTACAGGAAGTTTTATGAAAATCTTCGTTAG
- a CDS encoding TIM barrel protein produces the protein MKIFVRSKSQYLPVFEELAEKHQVGIEVALSFTDIYDTKLADNLKSKNVTLHAPFFDVNIVSFNQFVSTKSMEIMRDTIIFCNEVLPFNVVFHHNYHPFLYNFEEDFYAEVFSERFLEILEHKKGEYLVSIENVFENNANIGRKILDRLNNDFTGFCFDYGHFNLFTEITLDDWITSWMGKIWELHLHNNFGYRDDHNSLEYGNLRIDDLLKRCKPRCYTIENRNTNDTERSIVYLKKLLCQ, from the coding sequence ATGAAAATCTTCGTTAGAAGTAAAAGTCAATATTTGCCTGTTTTTGAGGAATTGGCTGAGAAACATCAGGTTGGGATAGAGGTTGCCCTTTCTTTTACAGATATATACGATACTAAATTGGCTGATAACCTAAAGTCAAAGAATGTGACGCTGCATGCACCTTTTTTCGATGTAAATATTGTAAGCTTCAATCAGTTTGTTTCAACCAAATCGATGGAGATTATGAGGGATACGATTATTTTTTGTAATGAGGTTTTACCTTTTAATGTTGTTTTCCATCACAATTATCATCCATTTTTATATAATTTTGAAGAAGATTTTTATGCTGAAGTGTTTAGCGAGAGATTTTTAGAGATATTAGAGCATAAAAAGGGTGAATACTTGGTAAGTATAGAAAATGTGTTTGAAAACAATGCTAATATTGGAAGAAAAATACTTGATAGATTGAATAACGATTTCACTGGATTTTGTTTTGACTATGGCCATTTTAATCTTTTTACAGAAATTACATTGGATGATTGGATTACTTCCTGGATGGGGAAAATATGGGAACTCCATTTGCACAACAATTTTGGCTATAGAGATGATCATAACAGTTTAGAATATGGTAATCTAAGAATTGATGACCTCCTTAAAAGATGCAAGCCCAGATGTTATACCATTGAAAATAGAAATACAAATGACACGGAAAGATCTATTGTTTATTTAAAAAAACTACTATGTCAGTAG